From Primulina tabacum isolate GXHZ01 chromosome 2, ASM2559414v2, whole genome shotgun sequence, one genomic window encodes:
- the LOC142537197 gene encoding uncharacterized protein LOC142537197, whose protein sequence is MGAFPHTYHVDGEPCQTHIDWFVDARLNDNPGTTSGVSQQSNLIPRDESDGLTNVSFLRKPCWLPINSIYVVGSSSSNGLYLLDFYPDSASPCHVDYNCDDQSNDRTSGQHIQNRFLSLSEGITACASHPLNGILVAGTKHSSLLVISDSKVSHEQQLATRLVNNSGH, encoded by the exons ATGGGAGCTTTTCCTCATACATATCACGTGGATGGAGAACCATGCCAGACCCAT ATTGATTGGTTTGTCGATGCCAGATTGAACGATAATCCCGGCACAACCA GTGGGGTATCTCAGCAGTCGAATTTGATTCCAAG GGATGAATCCGATGGTTTAACCAATGTCTCATTCTTGAGAAAACCATGTTGGCTTCCAATAAACTCA ATCTATGTTGTGGGATCGTCGTCCAGTAATGGCCTTTACCTTTTGGATTTCTATCCAGACAGTGCCTCTCCTTGTCATGTGGATTACAA TTGTGATGATCAAAGCAATGATAGAACAAGCGGCCAGCACATACAAAACAGATTTTTGTCTCTCTCTGAAGGTATTACTGCATGTGCGTCTCATCCCCTGAATGGCATCCTTGTGGCTGGAACTAAG CACTCGTCATTGCTGGTTATTTCTGATTCAAAAGTGTCACACGAGCAGCAGTTGGCCACCCGTTTAGTAAACAATTCCGGACATTAG
- the LOC142522015 gene encoding IRK-interacting protein-like: protein MADVPTEHSKIGCSESGDGNDVSRQDIQAVFAKAVELRALHAALTQENKMRFNAASSPVSCLAPPFSAQDYPVFTPSYEDEPLPGYPYHLLENQNHTESWDEHTLGTENFDRIPNPKPRKGLLSEFISSEGHKFPAEDQNSGIGSCANNVTALEESPGLHSSKSRRNSAGELKAVSSCNRCNPGLISSESGSRTSFYSPPRNRVLKFPWLFSSTKKKNKNESSPARPKPVEVSESGKDSEIVSTEILKKELEEAKETRDSALIEVAEIKGSLVDLSQKMEYLETYCEELKKALRQEKLINLPKRGKPGDENTENFMPVSEEVMEEGFLQIVSETRLSMKQFCKILVGQIEETDHSLIDNMNTHLQPHKLSFNSKYSKAVLYHVEAIINQSLYQDFENCIFQKNGAPKILDPRQDCQAQFQSFVALRNLSWNEVLRKGTKYYSDEFSKFCDDKMSGIIATLGWTRPWPEQLLQAFFVAAKCVWLLHLLAFSFNPPLGILRVTENRPFEPHYMDDIFADRQRSQGPSRVKIMVMPGFYVRDRVLRCKVLCRYKYVA, encoded by the exons ATGGCGGATGTTCCTACAGAGCACAGTAAAATTGGGTGCAGCGAAAGTGGGGATGGGAATGACGTAAGCAGACAAGATATTCAAGCGGTGTTTGCCAAAGCTGTGGAGCTTCGAGCGCTTCACGCCGCCCTGACGCAGGAAAATAAGATGAGATTCAACGCGGCTTCTTCCCCTGTTTCTTGCCTTGCTCCGCCATTCTCCGCACAAGATTACCCTGTTTTTACTCCA AGTTATGAAGATGAACCTTTACCAGGATATCCATATCATCTGCTGGAAAACCAAAATCACACAGAAAGTTGGGATGAGCATACCTTAGGTACAGAAAATTTCGATCGAATTCCAAatccaaaaccaagaaaaggGTTGCTCTCCGAATTCATAAGCTCGGAGGGACACAAATTCCCCGCAGAAGATCAAAATTCGGGGATAGGTTCTTGTGCAAATAATGTTACTGCTCTAGAAGAATCACCCGGGCTTCATTCCAGCAAATCGAGAAGGAATAGTGCAGGAGAGCTTAAAGCAGTATCATCTTGCAACAGATGCAACCCTGGTTTGATAAGTAGTGAATCAGGTTCAAGAACATCTTTTTATTCACCGCCAAGAAACAGGGTTCTGAAGTTTCCATGGCTTTTTTCTAGTACAAAGAAGAAGAACAAGAATGAAAGTTCACCTGCTCGACCAAAGCCGGTGGAAGTTTCTGAAAGTGGTAAAGACTCGGAGATTGTTTCTACTGAGATATTGAAGAAAGAACTGGAGGAAGCTAAAGAAACCCGAGATTCAGCCTTAATCGAAGTTGCAGAAATTAAGGGATCTTTAGTGGATTTAAGCCAGAAAATGGAGTACTTGGAGACATATTGCGAAGAACTGAAGAAGGCCTTGAGGCAAGAAAAGCTTATAAATCTTCCGAAAAGAGGGAAACCCGGTGATGAAAATACAGAAAATTTCATGCCAGTTAGTGAAGAAGTGATGGAAGAGGGATTCTTACAGATTGTATCAGAGACAAGATTGTCAATGAAGCAGTTCTGCAAGATTCTTGTTGGGCAAATAGAAGAAACAGACCACTCATTGATCGATAACATGAACACACATCTTCAACCACACAAACTCTCTTTCAATTCCAAGTACTCTAAAGCGGTGTTATACCATGTCGAGGCTATCATAAATCAATCACTCTACCAAGATTTTGAGAACTGTATTTTCCAAAAAAACGGAGCGCCTAAGATCTTGGACCCTCGTCAAGATTGCCAAGCTCAGTTCCAATCTTTTGTTGCACTACGAAATCTAAGTTGGAATGAGGTATTGAGGAAAGGAACAAAGTATTATAGTGACGAATTTAGCAAGTTCTGCGACGATAAAATGAGTGGCATAATAGCAACTCTAGGGTGGACTAGGCCGTGGCCCGAGCAGCTTCTGCAAGCATTTTTTGTTGCTGCTAAGTGTGTTTGGTTGCTCCATTTGCTTGCGTTTTCATTCAATCCTCCTTTGGGCATTCTCAGGGTCACTGAAAATAGGCCATTCGAGCCTCATTACATGGACGATATCTTTGCAGACAGGCAAAGATCACAAGGTCCAAGTCGGGTTAAAATCATGGTTATGCCTGGTTTTTATGTGCGTGATAGGGTACTGAGGTGTAAAGTTCTTTGCAGATACAAATATGTGGCTTGA